One genomic region from Ammospiza caudacuta isolate bAmmCau1 chromosome 1, bAmmCau1.pri, whole genome shotgun sequence encodes:
- the WDR48 gene encoding WD repeat-containing protein 48 isoform X2 — translation MTLCSAAMAKHDYVKALAYAKDKELVASAGLDRQIFLWDVNTLTALTASNNTVTTSSLSGNKDSIYSLAMNQMGTVIVSGSTEKVLRVWDPRTCAKLMKLKGHTDNVKALLLNRDGTQCLSGSSDGTIRLWSLGQQRCIATYRVHDEGVWALQVNEAFTHIYSGGRDRKIYCTDLRNPDIRVLICEEKAPVLKMELDRSADPPPALWVATTKSSVNKWTLKGIHNFRASGDYDNDCTNPIPPLCTQPDQVIKGGASIIQCHILNDKRHILTKDTNNNVAYWDVLKACKVEDLGKVDFEEEIKKRFKMVYVPNWFSVDLKTGMLTITLDESDCFAAWVSAKDAGFSSPDGSDPKLNLGGLLLQALLEYWPRTHINPMDEEENEINHVNGEQENRVQKGNGYFQVPPHTPVIFGEAGGRTLFRLLCRDSGGETESMLLNETVPQWVIDITVDKNMPKFNKIPFYLQPHSSSGAKTLKKDRLSASDMLQVRKVMEHVYEKIINLDNESQTTSSSNNEKAGEQEKEEDIAVLAEEKIELLCQDQVLDPNMDLRTVKHFIWKSGGDLTLHYRQKST, via the exons TGCAATGGCAAAACAT GACTATGTGAAAGCCTTAGCATATGCAAAAGATAAGGAGCTGGTAGCATCTGCTGGGCTGGACAGACAGATATTCCTCTGGGATGTAAATActctcacagcactgactgCCTCAAATAATACTGTCACAA ctTCTTCCCTGAGTGGGAACAAAGACTCAATCTACAGCCTTGCAATGAATCAAATGGGAACAGTTATTGTATCAGGGTCCACTGAAAAG GTTCTAAGGGTGTGGGATCCAAGGACTTGTGCAAAACTCATGAAACTCAAAGGGCACACAGACAATGTCAAAGCTTTGTTGTTGAACAGAGATGGCACCCAG TGTCTTTCAGGCAGCTCGGACGGGACAATCCGCCTGTggtcccttgggcagcagagGTGCATAGCCACGTACAGAGTCCATGATGAGGGTGTTTGGGCTCTGCAGGTCAATGAAGCCTTCACTCATATTTATTCAGGAGGAAGAGACAGGAAGATTTATTGTACAGATCTAAGAAATCCTGATATCAGGGTGCTGATCTGTGAAGAAAAGGCACCAGTTCTTAAG ATGGAACTGGATAGATCAGCTGATCCTCCTCCAGCACTTTGGGTAGCAACAACTAAATCCTCTGTGAATAAATGG aCTTTGAAGGGAATCCATAATTTTAGAGCTTCAGGAGATTATGATAATGATTGTACCaatcccattccacccctgtGTACACAGCCTGACCAAGTTATAAAAG GGGGTGCTAGTATCATTCAGTGCCACATTCTTAATGACAAGAGGCACATATTAACCAAAGACACAAATAATAATGTGGCATACTGGGATGTCTTGAAG GCATGTAAAGTTGAAGACCTTGGGAAAGTAGAttttgaagaagaaattaagaaGAGGTTTAAAATGGTTTATGTGCCAAACTGGTTCTCAGTGGACTTGAAAACTGGG ATGTTGACAATTACTTTGGATGAAAGTGACTGCTTTGCAGCCTGGGTTTCAGCAAAGGATGCTGGATTTAGCAGTCCTGATGGTTCTGATCCAAAAT TAAACCTTGGAGGGCTTCTGCTGCAAGCACTTCTGGAGTATTGGCCTAGAACACATATCAATCCAATGGATGAAGAGGAAAATGAGATAAACCATG tGAATGGGGAACAGGAGAACAGAGTCCAGAAGGGAAATGGATACTTCCAAGTGCCACCACATACACCAGTTATTTTTGGTGAGGCTGGAGGACGCACTTTGTTCAG GTTGCTATGTCGGGATTCAGGTGGTGAAACTGAATCCATGCTTCTTAATGAAACAGTGCCACAATGGGTAATTGACATCACTGTGGAT AAAAATATGCCCAAGTTCAATAAGATTCCCTTCTACCTCCAACCTCATTCATCATCAGGGGCAAAAACTCTAAAAAA AGACAGGCTGTCAGCCAGTGACATGCTTCAGGTGAGAAAGGTGATGGAACATGTGTATGAGAAAATCATCAACTTGGACAATGAGTCTCAGACCACAAGCTCCTCCAACAACGAGAAAGCAGGAGAacaagaaaaggaggaggacATTGCTGTGCTAGCAGAGGAGAAGATTGAACTTCTGTGCCAGGACCAG